CTGGAGCGGGTTATCAGGGAATAGTCAGTATCATCGGCATGGGTGATCTTGAAACGGGAGTCACGGATGCCGTCCTTGCCCCCCATGGTGTCCAGGTCTTTTTTCCAGCTCTTGCCGTAGGGCGGATTGGAGAGCATGAAATCAAATTCATGGGCCGGGAAGGCATCGTGCGCCAGGGTAGACCACTCAGCACCGCCCACAATATGGTCGGCGTTTTCTCCTTCACCTTTCATCAGCATATCAGCCTTGCAGATGGCGTAGGTTTCAGGGTTGATCTCCTGGCCGAACAGGTAGGTCTTCACCTGTTTGTCCTGGGCAGCGGTCAGCTCCAACAAGGTTTCTTCAGCCAGGGTCAGCATGCCGCCGGTACCGCAGGCCCCGTCATAGAGCTGGTACGAACCAGACTGCACCTGATCGGCAATCGGCAGGAAGATCAAGCGAGCCATCAACTTGACGGCATCACGGGGTGTCCAGTGTTCACCGGCCTCTTCGTTGTTGTCCTCATTGAACTTACGGACCAGCTCTTCAAAGACCGTCCCCATGGAGTGGTTATCCATGGCTGGAAGCCGTACCGAGCCGTCGCTGTTCAGCACCGGATTGGGACTTACGTTGATGTCGGGATCAAGGAACTTTTCAATCAGGGTACCGATGGCATCGGCCTTGGACAGAGTGCTGATCTGGTTGCGAAACTTGAAGTTTTCCAGAATATCCTGGACGTTCTGCGAAAACCCGTCCAGATAATCCTCAAAATCAAGTTTGAGTTGCTGTTGGTTGGCACGGGAGCGCAGATCACGCAGGGTGAATCTGGAGGTGTTATAGAAAGCCTGTCCGGCTGCCTCGCACAGGGCTGCCTTCTGCTCGGTAATCCCGGCATCATCCAGCATCTGTTTGGTATCCAGTACTGCCTGCTTGGTTGGTTCCAGTACGGCATCCAGACGACGCAGTACACACATCGGCAGGATTACATCAGGGTACTTGCCCCGCTTGAACAGGTCGCGTAGCACATCATCGGCAATGCCCCAGATAAAGGAGACAATCTTGTTGTGGGTGGCTTGATCCATCAATTCGCCTCACTGTCTATCCAGCGGTTAAACTTGGTCAGGGCCTGGCCGCTGCCCACCTCTATGCAGCGGTTGAAACCGGTGGCACGAACCGCCTTCCAGGTCCGCTCCCAGTAAACCGGCTGCTGCAGCTCATCAACCAGGAAGGCAGGGATAGCAGCGGCGGTCAGACGGGTTTGAGCAAGTGACTCAATCAGCGGAATCTGCGGTTCTGCAAAATGATACTCAGCAACAATCGCTGCCAGATCAGCAGCAACCCCGGCCATCAGCGGTGTATGCAGCGGGGCTTCGCAGGGAAAGCTGCTGACACTGAAGGCACCTTGCGCCTGACACTCTGCCAGGGCGGCTTCAATCCCCTGTTGGGGACCGGCCAGCAGGAAGTGACGGGAGGTATTGTAATTTGCCACAAAGACTCCGTTATTACGGGCTGCAGACTCTAGCGGAGCAGCCTGCAGGCCGATGACACAGCCCAAGGCATAGGTGGCGGCGGCACTCATCCGGGCCATGCTGCTGCCGATCCGGCAGACCAGCTCCAGGGCCTCCTGTTCACCGATACTGTTTGCGGCAGCCAGCGCGGCGTAAATCCCCAGGGAGTGCTCGGCAATCAGGGCGGGACGGCAATCTTCGCTGCGCAGCCTTCTGCTCCGGTAAAGTGACATGGCCACACCGTAAATCTGCAGGCAGGTATGATGGCTCAGCTGGCAGCC
Above is a window of Trichlorobacter lovleyi SZ DNA encoding:
- a CDS encoding ACP S-malonyltransferase gives rise to the protein MILWAFPGQPLQWEQSTPDDADFRAIAELCRECCGYDLVSHQPLSGCQLSHHTCLQIYGVAMSLYRSRRLRSEDCRPALIAEHSLGIYAALAAANSIGEQEALELVCRIGSSMARMSAAATYALGCVIGLQAAPLESAARNNGVFVANYNTSRHFLLAGPQQGIEAALAECQAQGAFSVSSFPCEAPLHTPLMAGVAADLAAIVAEYHFAEPQIPLIESLAQTRLTAAAIPAFLVDELQQPVYWERTWKAVRATGFNRCIEVGSGQALTKFNRWIDSEAN